TCATCAAAACTTCAACAGGTAAAGTGCCAGTAAACGCGACTCCAGAGTTCGCGCGCATGATGCTTGAAGTTATTCGTGATATGGGCGTTGCTAAAACAGTGGGTTTTAAGCCAGCTGGTGGCGTACGTACTGCTGAAGATGCAGCACTATACCTAGCAATGGCTGATGAGCTACTAGGCGCTGAGTGGGCAGACAACATGCACTACCGTTTTGGTGCGTCAAGCCTATTAACTAACCTTCTTAATACATTAGAAGTGACAGACGAAACTGCTGATCCAGCAGCATACTAATTTACTCGTCATATTTGACGCCGCAGCGTTGTTGACTGCGTAAGTTCATCCTAATCACATAGAGCCTCTATGCTCATAGGAATGAACTAACTGGCCGCCTAACTGCAACGCCAAATATTTAGAGTATTGAACATAATAAGTCTGTTTGATGGAGTGGCGTTAAGTCACTCCATATTACCTCTTTCCCTACAAATCATACTCACTAGAGTTTGGGAGGCACTAATGTATCTACCCCAAGAAATTATTCGCAGAAAACGTGACGGTGAAGTCCTAACAGCTGAAGAAATTAACTTCTTCATTCAAGGTGTCGCTAAAAACACGGTTTCTGAAGGCCAAATTGCAGCATTCGCAATGGCTATCTTCTTTAACGAAATGACAATGCCAGAGCGTATCGCACTAACATGTGCAATGCGAGATTCAGGCATGGTGATTGACTGGAGCCACATGAACTTTGATGGCCCAATCGTTGATAAACACTCTACTGGTGGTGTTGGTGACGTAACTTCTCTGATGCTTGGCCCTATGGTGGCAGCATGTGGCGGTTTCGTTCCAATGATCTCTGGTCGTGGTTTAGGCCACACTGGCGGTACGCTAGACAAGCTTGAATCTATCCCTGGTTACAACATTACACCCACCAACGATGTGTTTGGCGAAGTCACTAAAGATGCTGGCGTAGCGATCATCGGTCAAACAGGCGATCTAGCACCTGCAGACAAGCGTGTTTACGCGACCCGTGATATCACAGCAACCGTAGACAATATCTCGCTCATCACAGCTTCAATCCTATCTAAGAAACTGGCTGCAGGCCTTGATTCTCTAGTGATGGATGTAAAAGTGGGTTCAGGCGCATTCATGCCAACGTATGAGGCCTCTGAAGAGCTAGCGAAATCTATCGTTGCAGTAGCAAACGGTGCAGGCACGAAAACAACAGCAATCCTAACGGACATGAACCAAGTTTTGGCTTCTTCAGCGGGTAACGCAGTAGAAGTGCGTGAAGCGGTTCAGTTCCTAACGGGTGAATACCGTAACCCACGTTTGTTGGAAATTACGGTGGCATCGTGTGCGGAAATGTTGGTATTAGGTAACCTTGCAAAAGACTCAGACGAAGCGTGTGAAAAATTGATGGCAGTGCTGGATAACGGTAAAGCAGCAGAGTGTTTCGGTAAGATGGTTGCGGGCCTTGGTGGTCCAGCAGATTTCGTAGAAAACTACGATAACTACCTAGAGAAAGCAGACATTATTAAGCCAGTGTACGCGCTAGAAAGCGGTGTGGTATCAGCAATGGATACTCGTGCAATTGGTATGGCTGTGGTTGGTATGGGCGGTGGTCGCCGTGTAGCAACAGACAGTATTGATTACGCAGTTGGTTTTGATCACTTCATTCGCCTTGGTGAAGTAGCAAGTGAAGATAAACCATTAGCAATGATTCATGCTCGCAACGAACAACAGTGGCAAGAAGCTGCAACGGCATTACAAAATGCAATCACTGTGGGTGGAGAATATACAGCAACGCCAGACGTTTACCGTAAGATTCGTTCTGAAGACGTGTAAATAACAGGTATCGGCATACCTAGTGTATGTCGATAAACAGAGTTCTGGTGCAAAGAGCATTAAGTTGGTGAAGAAAATGAAAAGAGCATTTATTTTAGTTTTAGATTCATTCGGTATCGGTGAAGCAGCGGATGCAGACAAATTCGGTGATGTTGGTTCTGACACTATGGGTCACATCGCAGATCATTGTGATAAAGGTCTTGCAAACACTGCAGAGCGTCAAGGTCCTCTGACGTTACCAAACCTGTCTAAGTTAGGTTTAGCGATGGCTCACAAAGAGTCTACAGGTCGCTTCGCTCCTGGTATGGATACAGACGTTGAAATCATTGGCGCTTACGGCCACGCTGCTGAGCTGTCTTCTGGTAAAGATACGCCATCAGGTCACTGGGAAATCGCTGGTGTACCGGTACTGTTTGACTGGGGTTACTTCACCGATAAAGAGAACAGCTTTCCAAAAGAGCTGACTGACCGCATCCTTGAGCGTGCAGGTTTGTCTGGTTTCTTGGGTAACTGCCACTCATCGGGCACTGAAATCCTAGATAACCTAGGTGAAGAACACATGAAGACTGGCCTGCCAATCTTCTATACTTCTGCGGACTCTGTTTTCCAGATCGCTTGTCATGAAGAGACATTCGGTCTACAAAACCTATTAGACCTTTGCCAGATAGCTCGTGAAGAGCTAGAAGATTACAACATTGGTCGTGTTATCGCGCGTCCATTCGTTGGCCCTGGCAAAGGTCAATTTGAGCGTACAGGTAACCGTCGTGATCTTTCTGTTGAGCCACCTGCGGCAACTATCCTGCAGAAACTTGCTGATGAGAAGGGCGGCAACGTTCACTCAATCGGTAAGATCTCTGATATCTACGCAGGCTGTGGTATCACTCAGAAAACCAAAGCAACAGGTATCCCTGCGCTGTTTGAAGCAACAAAAGAAGCGATCAATGAAGCGGGCGACAACACGATTGTGTTCACTAACTTCGTTGATTTCGACTCAGCTTACGGCCACCGCCGTGATGTAGCTGGTTACGCAGCGGCACTTGAGTACTTTGATGGTCGCATCAATGAAATCATCGATATGATGAAAGAAGATGATGTACTTATCCTAACTGCAGATCACGGTTGTGATCCGACATGGCCAGGCACAGACCATACTCGTGAGCACATCCCTGTGATTGTTTACGGTCAAAAGGTTCCAGCTGGCTCTCTAGGTCGTCGTGATACGTTCGCTGATATCGGTCAAAGCTTAGCGTCATACTTTGGTACATCGCCAATGGGATATGGTACAAGCTTCCTATAATAGTTAACTAAGAGAGAGGGAAACCTCTCTCTTCTTTTTTGTTTTGAGATTAAGGATATTTTCAATGGCTACTCCACATATTAATGCTGAAATGGGTGATTTCGCTGACGTAGTTCTCATGCCAGGTGACCCGCTACGTGCTAAATACATCGCTGAAACCTTCCTAGAAGAAGTCGTTCAAGTGTGCGACGTTCGTAACATGTTTGGTTACACCGGTACCTACAAAGGTCGTAAGGTTTCGGTAATGGGACATGGTATGGGCATTCCATCTTGTTCTATTTACGCGACTGAGCTGATTAAAGACTTTGGTGTGAAGAAGATCATTCGTGTCGGTAGTTGTGGCGCAGTGAGTGAAGATATCAAAGTGCGCGATGTGGTTATTGGCATGGGCGCATGTACTGACTCAAAAGTGAACCGTATTCGCTTTAAAGGTCACGACTTCGCAGCTATCGCAGACTACAAAATGGTACGTGCGGCAGAGGATGCAGCCAAAGCGCGTGGTGTTGATGCCAAAGTCGGAAACTTATTCTCTGCTGAGCTGTTCTACACGCCAGATCCTGAAAT
The Vibrio kanaloae genome window above contains:
- the deoD gene encoding purine-nucleoside phosphorylase, translated to MATPHINAEMGDFADVVLMPGDPLRAKYIAETFLEEVVQVCDVRNMFGYTGTYKGRKVSVMGHGMGIPSCSIYATELIKDFGVKKIIRVGSCGAVSEDIKVRDVVIGMGACTDSKVNRIRFKGHDFAAIADYKMVRAAEDAAKARGVDAKVGNLFSAELFYTPDPEMFEVMDKYGIVGVEMEAAGIYGVCAEYGAKALTICTVSDHIKTGEQTTSDERQTTFNDMMVIALESVLLGDQE
- the deoA gene encoding thymidine phosphorylase: MYLPQEIIRRKRDGEVLTAEEINFFIQGVAKNTVSEGQIAAFAMAIFFNEMTMPERIALTCAMRDSGMVIDWSHMNFDGPIVDKHSTGGVGDVTSLMLGPMVAACGGFVPMISGRGLGHTGGTLDKLESIPGYNITPTNDVFGEVTKDAGVAIIGQTGDLAPADKRVYATRDITATVDNISLITASILSKKLAAGLDSLVMDVKVGSGAFMPTYEASEELAKSIVAVANGAGTKTTAILTDMNQVLASSAGNAVEVREAVQFLTGEYRNPRLLEITVASCAEMLVLGNLAKDSDEACEKLMAVLDNGKAAECFGKMVAGLGGPADFVENYDNYLEKADIIKPVYALESGVVSAMDTRAIGMAVVGMGGGRRVATDSIDYAVGFDHFIRLGEVASEDKPLAMIHARNEQQWQEAATALQNAITVGGEYTATPDVYRKIRSEDV
- a CDS encoding phosphopentomutase; the encoded protein is MKRAFILVLDSFGIGEAADADKFGDVGSDTMGHIADHCDKGLANTAERQGPLTLPNLSKLGLAMAHKESTGRFAPGMDTDVEIIGAYGHAAELSSGKDTPSGHWEIAGVPVLFDWGYFTDKENSFPKELTDRILERAGLSGFLGNCHSSGTEILDNLGEEHMKTGLPIFYTSADSVFQIACHEETFGLQNLLDLCQIAREELEDYNIGRVIARPFVGPGKGQFERTGNRRDLSVEPPAATILQKLADEKGGNVHSIGKISDIYAGCGITQKTKATGIPALFEATKEAINEAGDNTIVFTNFVDFDSAYGHRRDVAGYAAALEYFDGRINEIIDMMKEDDVLILTADHGCDPTWPGTDHTREHIPVIVYGQKVPAGSLGRRDTFADIGQSLASYFGTSPMGYGTSFL